The following proteins come from a genomic window of Salvia hispanica cultivar TCC Black 2014 chromosome 4, UniMelb_Shisp_WGS_1.0, whole genome shotgun sequence:
- the LOC125222383 gene encoding uncharacterized protein At2g23090-like isoform X2, which produces MINRKNKCFKFPKRKRKRKKRERGRERKEVEAMGGGNGQKAKMARERNMEKLKGQKGSQLETNKKALTIPCKVCMQTFICTTSEVKCREHAEAKHPKADAYTCFPHLKK; this is translated from the exons ATGATAAATAGGAAGaataaatgttttaaatttcctaaaagaaaaagaaaaagaaaaaagagggaGAGAGGCAGAGAGAGGAAGGAGGTAGAAGCCATGGGTGGCGGCAATGGCCAGAAGGCAAAGATggctagagagagaaatatggAGAAGCTCAAAGGCCAGAAAG GAAGTCAGCTCGAAACTAACAAGAAGGCTCTGACCATCccg TGCAAGGTTTGTATGCAAACTTTCATCTGCACTACTTCGGAGGTGAAATGCAGAGAACACGCAGAGGCAAAGCATCCGAAGGCCGATGCCTATACTTGTTTCCCCCACCTGAAGAAGTGA
- the LOC125222383 gene encoding uncharacterized protein LOC125222383 isoform X1 has product MINRKNKCFKFPKRKRKRKKRERGRERKEVEAMGGGNGQKAKMARERNMEKLKGQKGSQLETNKKALTIPVFFIIIVFLQGLYANFHLHYFGGEMQRTRRGKASEGRCLYLFPPPEEVTRSYR; this is encoded by the exons ATGATAAATAGGAAGaataaatgttttaaatttcctaaaagaaaaagaaaaagaaaaaagagggaGAGAGGCAGAGAGAGGAAGGAGGTAGAAGCCATGGGTGGCGGCAATGGCCAGAAGGCAAAGATggctagagagagaaatatggAGAAGCTCAAAGGCCAGAAAG GAAGTCAGCTCGAAACTAACAAGAAGGCTCTGACCATCccggttttttttattattattgtttttt TGCAAGGTTTGTATGCAAACTTTCATCTGCACTACTTCGGAGGTGAAATGCAGAGAACACGCAGAGGCAAAGCATCCGAAGGCCGATGCCTATACTTGTTTCCCCCACCTGAAGAAGTGACGAGAAGCTACCGGTGA
- the LOC125222382 gene encoding casein kinase II subunit alpha-2-like has protein sequence MSQARVYTDVNVHRPRQYWDYESLAVQWGDQDDYEVVRKVGRGKYSEVFEGINVANNERCVIKILKPVKKKKIKREIKILQNLCGGPNIVKLLDIVRDQHSKTPSLVFEFVNNNDFRTLYPTLTDYDIRYYIYELLKALDYCHSQGIMHRDVKPHNVMIDHELRKLRLIDWGLAEFYHPGKEYNVRVASRYFKGPELLVDLQDYDYSLDMWSLGCMFAGMIFRKEPFFYGHDNQDQLVKIAKVLGTDELNAYLDHYHLELDPQLDALVGRHTRKPWSRFVNSDNQHLISPEAIDFLDKLLLYDHQSRLTAKEAMAHPYFNQVRAAETSRTRMQLQ, from the exons ATGTCGCAAGCTAGAGTGTACACTGACGTGAACGTTCATCGGCCTCGCCAATACTGGGATTATGAGTCTCTCGCCGTTCAATGGGG AGATCAAGATGATTATGAAGTTGTTCGAAAAGTGGGGAGGGGAAAATATAGTGAGGTCTTCGAAGGTATAAATGTGGCAAATAATGAAAGGTGCGTCATCAAAATTCTCAAACCagtcaagaagaagaag ATAAAGAGGGAGATTAAGATACTTCAAAACCTTTGTGGAGGTCCAAATATTGTGAAGCTTCTAGATATAGTTAGAGATCAGCATTCAAAGACGCCTAGCTTGgtgtttgaatttgtgaaCAACAATGACTTTAGAACCTTGTACCCAACATTGACTGATTATGATATACGCTACTACATTTACGAGCTTCTGAAG GCTCTCGATTATTGCCATTCACAAGGGATAATGCATAGAGACGTGAAGCCTCATAATGTGATGATTGATCATGAGTTGCGGAAACTTCGGCTGATAGATTGGGGGCTTGCTGAATTCTATCACCCTGGCAAAGAATACAATGTCAGAGTGGCTTCAAG ATATTTTAAAGGGCCTGAACTACTTGTGGACTTGCAAGACTATGACTACTCTCTAGACATGTGGAGTCTTGGTTGTATGTTTGCTGGGATG ATTTTTCGTAAAGAACCATTCTTTTATGGTCATGATAACCAAGATCAGCTTGTCAAAATTGCCAAG GTCCTTGGTACAGATGAGCTGAATGCATATTTAGACCATTACCATCTTGAGCTGGATCCTCAACTTGATGCTCTTGTTGGAAG GCACACTAGGAAGCCCTGGTCGAGGTTTGTTAATTCAGACAATCAACATCTCATCTCACCAGAG GCTATAGATTTTCTGGATAAGCTTCTCCTCTATGATCATCAAAGTAGACTTACAGCCAAGGAAGCAATG GCTCATCCATACTTCAACCAAGTGCGGGCTGCTGAAACTAGCAGGACGCGGATGCAGTTGCAGTAG
- the LOC125221743 gene encoding subtilisin-like protease SBT1.7, giving the protein MMSVLIILTLVFLCRSLVDAEILHQQTKKTTFIVHMDKSSVPESFDNHLQWYDSSLNSVSQTASKLYTYNNVVHGYSARLTADEARLLEEKPGVLLVQEDKRYEIHTTRSPEFLGILNSDESSTPSDVIIGVLDTGVWPESSSYDDKDMGPVPPGWKGACEASRTFIPSSCNRKLIGARFFSQGYEAAYGPVDETKESRSPRDDDGHGTHTSTTAAGSAVVGASLFGYAAGTARGMAKHARVAAYKVCWLGGCLSSDILMAMDKAIEDGVHILSLSLGGSVNDYFLDTVAIGAFAAASKGVFVSCSAGNGGPRPGSLSNVAPWITTVGAGTMDRQFPSYITLGNGRKLTGESLYSGKLLPVSLVPLVYAGNISKASNGNLCIEGGLIQEKAKGKIVVCDRGLNPRAQKGLAVKEAGGIGMILANTEAFGEELVADAHFIPTAAVGQAPGEEIKKYAFSEANPTATVASGRTQLGVQPSPVLAAFSSRGPNPITPDILKPDLIAPGVNILGGWTGKVGPTGLAEDTRHVDFNIVSGTSMSCPHISGLAALVKAAHPEWSPAAIKSALMTTAYNRYKNGERIKDIATGKPSTPFGYGAGHVDPLSALHPGLVYDATTSNYVDFLCAIGYSSRMIKLVAKQEYQCKAGVKYSVADLNYPSFAVPLETASGPRGGGGGGSSALTFVKYTRSLTNVGDPATYKASVSQETDSVTIKVQPEVLSFSAPNEKKTYTVTFAATSMPSGTSSFAHLEWSDGKHTVGSPIVFSWT; this is encoded by the coding sequence ATGATGTCTGTGCTTATTATCCTCACACTTGTGTTTCTTTGTCGCTCCTTAGTTGATGCAGAGATTTTGCATCAGCAGACGAAGAAGACGACATTCATAGTTCACATGGACAAGTCGAGCGTGCCAGAAAGCTTCGACAATCACCTGCAGTGGTATGACTCTTCTCTGAACTCAGTATCACAAACTGCCAGCAAGCTCTACACCTACAACAACGTTGTCCATGGATACTCGGCTCGCCTAACAGCAGACGAGGCTCGGTTGCTTGAAGAGAAACCGGGAGTCCTCTTGGTTCAAGAGGATAAGAGATACGAAATCCACACCACCAGATCACCTGAGTTCCTCGGAATCCTCAACAGTGATGAGTCCAGCACGCCAAGTGACGTGATCATTGGCGTGCTGGACACAGGGGTTTGGCCCGAATCAAGTAGCTACGATGATAAGGACATGGGCCCGGTCCCTCCCGGCTGGAAGGGAGCGTGTGAAGCAAGCAGAACCTTCATCCCGTCGAGCTGCAATCGCAAACTGATTGGCGCAAGGTTCTTCTCGCAAGGGTATGAAGCAGCATACGGACCAGTAGACGAGACTAAAGAATCCAGATCCCCAAGGGACGACGACGGCCATGGAACACACACGTCGACCACAGCAGCTGGATCAGCCGTGGTTGGAGCAAGTCTCTTCGGCTATGCTGCAGGCACAGCACGCGGAATGGCCAAGCACGCGAGAGTGGCAGCGTACAAAGTATGCTGGCTGGGAGGATGCCTCAGCAGCGACATACTAATGGCGATGGACAAGGCAATCGAAGACGGTGTCCACATCCTGTCGCTGTCACTTGGTGGATCAGTCAATGACTACTTCCTAGACACCGTTGCAATCGGAGCGTTTGCAGCAGCGTCTAAAGGAGTTTTTGTCTCATGTTCAGCCGGGAATGGAGGGCCGCGTCCAGGTAGCTTGTCTAATGTCGCGCCATGGATAACTACAGTGGGGGCTGGCACGATGGACCGGCAGTTCCCATCGTATATCACCCTCGGAAACGGTAGAAAGCTAACAGGGGAATCACTCTACAGTGGGAAACTATTACCTGTCTCATTAGTCCCATTAGTTTATGCTGGCAATATCAGTAAAGCATCCAATGGTAATCTCTGCATCGAAGGAGGCCTAATCCAGGAAAAGGCCAAGGGGAAGATCGTGGTGTGCGACCGAGGGCTGAACCCGAGGGCACAGAAAGGTCTCGCAGTTAAAGAGGCCGGTGGGATCGGGATGATTTTAGCAAACACTGAGGCATTCGGAGAAGAGCTGGTTGCTGACGCGCATTTTATACCCACAGCAGCAGTAGGCCAGGCTCCAGGCGAGGAGATAAAGAAATACGCCTTTTCAGAAGCGAATCCGACTGCCACAGTTGCATCTGGGCGCACCCAGCTCGGAGTCCAGCCATCACCTGTCCTGGCAGCATTCAGCTCAAGAGGTCCAAATCCAATCACACCTGATATACTGAAACCTGATTTGATAGCACCGGGTGTGAACATACTTGGTGGTTGGACGGGAAAGGTCGGTCCGACAGGATTGGCTGAGGACACCCGGCACGTGGACTTCAACATAGTTTCTGGCACGTCCATGTCCTGCCCTCACATAAGCGGACTAGCAGCGCTCGTTAAGGCCGCCCATCCAGAATGGAGCCCTGCAGCTATAAAATCAGCACTGATGACGACGGCTTACAATAGATACAAGAATGGAGAAAGGATAAAAGACATTGCAACTGGAAAGCCATCCACACCGTTTGGTTATGGTGCTGGACATGTGGACCCTTTATCCGCGCTACACCCTGGTCTAGTATACGATGCAACGACCAGCAACTACGTAGATTTTCTGTGTGCCATAGGATACAGTTCTAGAATGATAAAGCTCGTCGCGAAGCAAGAATATCAATGCAAGGCGGGCGTGAAATACAGCGTCGCAGATCTTAATTACCCGTCTTTTGCTGTTCCACTTGAGACGGCCTCAGGGCCTcgaggtggaggtggtggtggtagtAGCGCGCTGACATTTGTCAAATATACGAGGAGCCTGACAAATGTGGGAGATCCAGCAACTTATAAGGCCTCGGTCTCTCAGGAAACGGATTCAGTCACGATCAAGGTTCAGCCGGAAGTGCTCAGCTTCAGCGCTCCCAACGAGAAGAAGACTTACACGGTGACATTCGCTGCAACGTCTATGCCCTCAGGAACAAGCAGCTTTGCTCATCTGGAATGGTCAGATGGGAAGCACACTGTTGGTAGCCCAATTGTGTTTAGTTGGACATAG